One Sphingobacteruim zhuxiongii DNA window includes the following coding sequences:
- a CDS encoding response regulator transcription factor has product MIKIILVEDHLVVRNGIKLLLDTQENVQVVAEANNGEEAIAYLEENSIPDIIITDINMPGMDGIQLTEKLVELYPKVKVIVLSMLNNTQNVSQAFEKGAKGYLVKNVSYDELLFAINHIANGGRYLCEELAMLLLERVVAKAPGFANYEKDVSASGVELSERELEVLQLISEGYTNVEIADKLFLSKRTVEGHRQNLIEKAGVKNSASLIKYAVINRLVD; this is encoded by the coding sequence ATGATTAAGATAATTTTAGTAGAGGACCATCTCGTGGTCCGCAATGGAATTAAATTATTATTAGACACACAAGAGAATGTACAGGTGGTAGCGGAAGCCAATAATGGCGAAGAAGCTATTGCTTATTTGGAAGAGAATAGTATTCCGGATATTATTATCACAGATATTAATATGCCAGGAATGGACGGTATTCAACTTACTGAAAAGTTGGTCGAGTTGTACCCGAAAGTGAAGGTTATCGTATTATCGATGTTGAACAATACACAAAATGTATCGCAGGCGTTTGAAAAGGGTGCAAAAGGCTATTTGGTAAAGAATGTAAGTTACGATGAACTCCTGTTTGCGATTAACCACATCGCCAACGGCGGTCGTTATCTTTGTGAGGAGCTGGCTATGCTACTACTCGAACGAGTGGTGGCGAAGGCTCCAGGCTTTGCAAATTACGAAAAAGATGTCTCAGCCAGTGGTGTAGAGCTGAGTGAAAGAGAACTGGAGGTACTACAGCTTATCAGCGAAGGATATACCAATGTGGAAATAGCGGATAAGTTATTTCTAAGTAAACGAACAGTCGAAGGACATCGACAGAATCTCATCGAAAAAGCAGGCGTTAAAAATTCCGCCTCGCTCATAAAATATGCAGTAATAAATAGGCTCGTAGATTAA
- a CDS encoding PA2169 family four-helix-bundle protein, which yields MENSHQETGDLLNQLVEINNDRIEGYEKAISLLPTESNYGLQAIFEKYRDQSIQFKSDLIPLVFREGDKPTDDTKTSGKLFRTWMEIKSAIAPYTAKAILESCVRGEDEFKKVYKDVLNNSQLAPLNILSIIQSQASLQLQAHDHIKELRDNIEL from the coding sequence ATGGAAAACTCACATCAAGAAACGGGAGATTTGCTAAATCAGTTGGTCGAGATCAACAACGACCGCATTGAAGGATATGAAAAAGCAATTTCATTGCTCCCTACCGAAAGTAACTACGGTCTACAAGCTATATTTGAAAAATACCGCGACCAATCTATTCAATTCAAGAGTGATCTTATTCCACTTGTATTTCGGGAAGGTGATAAACCGACAGACGACACCAAAACCAGTGGTAAGTTGTTCAGAACCTGGATGGAGATTAAATCAGCGATAGCGCCTTATACGGCGAAAGCAATATTAGAAAGCTGTGTGCGAGGAGAAGATGAGTTCAAGAAAGTCTACAAAGACGTTCTCAACAACTCACAGCTTGCGCCATTAAACATATTGTCGATTATCCAAAGTCAGGCCAGTTTACAATTACAGGCCCATGACCATATTAAAGAATTGAGGGACAATATAGAGTTGTAA
- a CDS encoding ISAon1 family transposase produces MIFPQKCQCPLSIDETCLSHGELYTVVTNKETRGKKGTIVAILNGTKSENIIPILQKIPQRLRNKVQEITLDLAGNMGLIAKRCFPNAVQVIDRFHVQQLATEALQEIRIKHRWQAIDDENQAIDQARKNKETFFPEVLSNNDTIKQLLARSRYLLYKSEHKWTSEQRERAAVLFERYPDIEKAYRLSQELSWIFNTTIDKIYAFTRLAKWADKVEQAGFKSFNTVSRTINIHHKKILNYFDNRSTNASAESINAKIKAFRSQFRGVGDINFFLFRLTKLFA; encoded by the coding sequence TTGATCTTCCCACAAAAGTGTCAGTGCCCACTTTCTATTGATGAGACCTGCCTATCTCATGGCGAGCTCTATACCGTTGTCACCAACAAAGAAACACGAGGTAAAAAAGGGACCATTGTAGCCATACTGAACGGCACAAAATCAGAGAACATTATCCCGATCCTTCAAAAGATCCCACAGAGATTACGCAATAAAGTTCAAGAGATAACGCTTGATCTAGCCGGTAATATGGGATTGATAGCCAAAAGATGTTTTCCCAATGCTGTTCAGGTAATAGACCGTTTCCATGTTCAGCAACTTGCTACCGAAGCGCTTCAGGAAATAAGGATAAAGCACCGCTGGCAGGCCATTGACGATGAAAACCAGGCAATTGACCAAGCACGAAAGAATAAGGAAACCTTTTTTCCGGAAGTCCTATCCAACAATGACACCATCAAACAGTTACTTGCAAGAAGCCGATACCTGCTTTATAAAAGTGAACATAAATGGACTTCCGAGCAAAGAGAAAGGGCCGCTGTACTATTTGAGCGATATCCCGATATTGAAAAGGCGTACAGGTTATCCCAAGAACTCTCTTGGATATTCAACACCACCATAGATAAGATCTACGCCTTTACTAGGTTGGCAAAATGGGCGGATAAAGTGGAACAGGCCGGCTTCAAGTCATTCAACACCGTCTCCAGAACCATAAATATCCATCACAAAAAAATATTGAACTACTTCGATAACAGGAGTACTAATGCTTCAGCAGAATCTATCAATGCAAAGATAAAAGCTTTCAGAAGTCAGTTTAGAGGTGTAGGTGACATCAATTTCTTCCTGTTCAGATTGACCAAATTATTTGCGTAG
- a CDS encoding ISAon1 family transposase N-terminal region protein yields MIFIQMHESFNALMPLIIPEGVSDYFEMTHYSKEDKRLDIFLEELNTTPEEYQGQKLISKGFFDPITLQDFPIRGMQVYLHVKRRRWLNQDTDKVVYRNWELVAKGTRITQDFAAFLKGISGQSGT; encoded by the coding sequence TTGATATTTATACAGATGCACGAATCTTTCAACGCTTTAATGCCCTTAATTATTCCCGAAGGAGTTTCCGATTATTTTGAGATGACCCACTATTCCAAAGAAGATAAAAGACTGGACATCTTTTTGGAAGAACTCAACACTACACCTGAAGAATATCAAGGCCAGAAGTTGATTTCCAAGGGATTTTTCGACCCCATTACCCTTCAAGATTTTCCTATTCGTGGCATGCAGGTCTATCTTCATGTCAAGCGCCGTAGATGGCTCAACCAAGATACGGACAAAGTAGTTTACAGAAACTGGGAATTAGTAGCCAAAGGAACGCGCATCACACAGGATTTCGCAGCTTTTTTAAAAGGTATCAGCGGACAGTCAGGCACATAG
- a CDS encoding IS3 family transposase gives MRKRNLKKGGSHLFQGRLRKYEFIKSHMNLFAVEKMCKIINTSSSSFYKWISRPKSNRDKRTEELSILVKQAHQDSDQIYGSPRITLELNKKNHKISRSYVARLMRKLNLRSKIRKKFKITTDSKHSFQLAENLLGRNFFTDGLSQKWVGDITYIKTGSGWLYLTTVIDLADRKIIGWSFSNDMTAEHTTLKALKMAIAQRNVKQGLIFHSDRGAQYACNEFKSFLGKNEIIQSMSRKGNCWDNAVAESFFKTLKCELVYHRKFANREAARLEIFRYIEGFYHQKRIHSGLGNKTPNEMEKFYKSTSLLVA, from the coding sequence ATTAGAAAACGTAATCTTAAAAAAGGCGGTAGCCATCTTTTCCAAGGGCGACTGAGAAAATATGAGTTCATAAAATCGCATATGAACCTATTCGCAGTTGAAAAGATGTGCAAGATTATAAATACAAGCAGTAGTTCGTTTTACAAATGGATTTCTAGACCAAAAAGCAACAGAGATAAGAGAACAGAGGAATTATCTATACTGGTAAAACAAGCACATCAGGACAGTGACCAAATATACGGCAGTCCTCGAATTACTTTAGAACTGAATAAGAAAAATCATAAAATATCACGTTCTTATGTCGCCAGATTGATGAGAAAATTGAATCTAAGAAGCAAGATTCGGAAGAAATTTAAGATAACGACAGATTCCAAACACAGTTTTCAACTTGCTGAGAATCTCCTTGGAAGAAATTTCTTTACAGATGGCCTATCGCAAAAATGGGTTGGTGATATTACCTACATCAAGACTGGATCAGGATGGCTGTATCTTACTACTGTTATCGACCTTGCCGATAGAAAAATCATAGGTTGGTCGTTCAGTAATGACATGACGGCAGAGCATACAACTTTAAAAGCACTTAAAATGGCTATTGCACAAAGGAATGTAAAACAGGGTCTGATTTTCCACTCAGATAGAGGTGCTCAATATGCATGCAACGAGTTTAAGTCTTTCTTAGGAAAAAATGAAATTATCCAAAGTATGAGCAGGAAAGGTAATTGTTGGGATAACGCAGTCGCGGAAAGCTTCTTCAAAACACTAAAATGTGAATTAGTTTATCACAGAAAATTTGCAAACAGGGAAGCTGCGAGATTAGAAATCTTTAGATACATCGAAGGATTTTACCATCAAAAAAGAATCCATTCTGGATTAGGTAATAAAACACCAAATGAAATGGAAAAATTTTATAAATCAACTAGTTTATTAGTGGCATAA
- a CDS encoding transposase: MARIFDESFKKMAVELSSLKGSVLEAAKELDLDASRLSKWRVDPRYNGGTLLPKNDKLTPEEQEIRELKKRLKEAELENVILKKAVAIFSKGD; this comes from the coding sequence ATGGCAAGAATATTTGATGAGTCATTTAAAAAAATGGCAGTAGAGTTGTCCTCTCTAAAGGGCTCGGTTTTGGAAGCAGCAAAAGAGTTGGATCTAGATGCAAGTAGATTAAGTAAATGGCGTGTAGATCCTAGATATAATGGAGGTACACTATTACCAAAGAATGATAAATTAACTCCAGAGGAGCAAGAGATTAGGGAGTTAAAAAAGCGTTTAAAGGAAGCAGAATTAGAAAACGTAATCTTAAAAAAGGCGGTAGCCATCTTTTCCAAGGGCGACTGA